From the genome of Rhinatrema bivittatum chromosome 11, aRhiBiv1.1, whole genome shotgun sequence:
TCTTTTCGTGTCTGAGCATAATCGGAAAGTAACTCAATTCTGTTCTGTCTGCCCCAGCTGCCTCAGACGCAGGATGCCTTTCTCCTGTCCTGGTCGAGGGGTCCACTATATGCCTTTGCCCCAAAACCTCTCATCTCAAGGATGGTTCAATGATGAATCGGGACGAAGCCGAATGATACTCGTAGCACCTGTGTGGCCGAGACAACCGTGGTATGCATACCTGGTGCAGTATTCCGAGAGCCATCCAATATATCTGGGTCAGGACCCAGATCTCCTAACCCAAGAAGTAGGGCTCCCTACTCCATCCTCTTCATTCTTCCCCTCACTTAACAGACTGGATGTTGAATGTGAAATCTTGCAAAACTTAGCTCTTCCAACTGCTATTCAACAGATTATCATAACGGCAGGGAAGCCTTCAACTAGGCAAAATTATTCCTTCAAGTGGAAGCGATTATGTAGGATGGTGTAACCATCAATGGATTAGCCCCTTTTTATCGTCGCCAAAAAATATTCTCAGTTATTTGTTCCATCTCTCAGAATCTGGCCTGGCGATGTCATCCGTAAGAGTTACACTTAAGTGCCATAGTTGCTTAACATGAAGGAGATAATGATTCCTTGATTTGCTTCCCATCCATTGATATCTCGATTTATGAGGGACTTTTTTCACCTTCATCTTCCCATTAGGAAGCCTCCAGTGCCTTGGGATTTGAATATGGTCTTGACAGCTCTGATAAAAGATCCCTTTGAACCATTGCAGTCAATCGCTTTGAAATTCCTCACTTAGCAACAAGAAGAATCACTTTCCATCACCTCAGCCCGGTGAGtgagtgagctccaggccttggtGCACTTCTCACCTTACTTGCAGTTTTACCATGACAGGGTGATACTCAGGACACATCCTAAATTTCTTCCAAAGGTAATGTCGGCTTTTCACATCAGTCAAGCCATATCACACCCTATCTTCTTTCCTAAAACCACATAATAATCGAGAAGGGTCAATTacattctttggactgcaaaagagcattgGCTTATTATAAAAAAAGAACACTGCCTCACAGTTGTTTGTCTCATTTAATCCTAATACATTGGGAGTAGCAGTCAGCAGGAAGACACTATCCAACTGGATTGCAGATTGCATTCAGTACTGGCACAAGTCAGCGCATTCACCACTGACAGGAGCAGTCAAGGTGCTCCCTAGTAGCGCACCTTCAAAATGTGCCCGTTGAGGACATTTTGTAAAACAGCTACATGGTCATCTATCCCCACTATTACTTCCCATTACTGCCTAGACCAGCTAGCAGCCTCAGATAGTGCCTTAGGGCAGGCTGTTCTGACAAGGGATGAGCAGAAAGACATCCACCGAGGGAGtgggtttaaaagaaaaaagagaggaagGGTGGGAAAGGGAAGCAAGGAATATACAAGTTGTTTCCACTCTCGTCCTTTCACTTTaccattcagtttttctttttattgcaacCCGGAGCTTTTGACTCCTGctcagcatgactaattcagcctgcttattgacagaaaaaagcaagtttgcttactgtaagtggtgttttccatagatagcaggatgaattagccaagtgtaccctccctcctccctggacattcCTTTCTAGCCCTTCCAGAGCACGGCACTAGCCGTCTTGCTTAAATATAGACTGAGGAGGCCGATGATGCGCTTTGCACGGGAAGTGAGTTGCAGGTGCCGCAGAGCAAAGCTCTAAAttctttcaggccaatgcaatgcaGTGCTCTCAGCCGAGCACGCTagttaacctgtggttggacacGCATCCACAATCCCTTATTttgtaaggggattagcgcgtccaaaatgcgcatccaaccccctgcaaaactaatagtgctcatcacattcaaatgcatgttgatgaggctattagctattctcgcCGTTCCAAAAAAAAATGGGCGTCCAACCTGACCATTTttgctctcagaaattaacgcctgcccggagcaggcgttaatttctgagcagcccaaaaaaagtgcagaaagcagaaaatactgcttttctatacttcctctgacttaatatcgtggcgatattaattAAAGCTGCAgttaggttaggaaaagggacgcttgtaaaattgaacATTCATTTTcataacccgctgacagccgacctctcctgggcacccgctgccgaGGTGGTACTAggatgcacatttgtccctagcacctccttggcagcatgacctcctcatttaaatatttgatcgcacgcccaggagaggtgactgggcaTGCGTTAGGAAATTGCCTTTTTCCGTGCTACTCTATTAGATCagcctgtttgagagagagagagtctgcacgagtgccatcagatgacgtcacgcagacagcatggctaatgcaTCCTGCTACCTAAGGAAGACGCCATTTACCTCAAGCAAACTTGCTTGCTTACTCCACCTGCAGGgtaattttggttttatttatacgttttttttttgcagaaatagTGTTGAGTCTGAGGAGCGAGAATATGAGAAGACCAGCTCCCGAAAAAGACAGAGAGCTCCTTCTCCAAAAGACAAGGGTGATTTGGAAGATAATTATGGGAAAACGTTCCAGCAACATCACAGtcaaagtgagagagaaaaaaagctgaaaaaatatAGCGAGACTGATAGACTAGGAGGTTATAACAGCAGTGAGAGCTGGCATCAGCCTTTCAGGGGTCCGTATTCTGACCCAGAATATTCTGATGATGAACAAGGACAGCTAGCACAGCTCTCCAGTAGCCCCCCAGATTACAGATCAGAGGTTCAAGAGAGCAGATGTCAGAGGAAAACAAATAGAAATGCTTCAGACAAGCCTGACAGGAGTCAGGAAAGGAGCCAAAGTGGGTTTTTGGAGAAAAGTACCCCAAGTCAAAGCAAAGAGCACAAATCCGCCCACAAGGAAAAGCACCGAATTGATGCCAAAGGAGAAGACAAAAATTCTTGGAAAGTGCAACCTCAGGAGGTAAAACTACAGAGTATAGAGAGTGGAGACCATAGTGCtaagagagagaagcagcgggAAAGTGGACTTGTTTTCAGGCCCCAGCCACTCTCGGAGGAATTGTTAGATAGCGTTGTCAAGCAAAAACACAGAGATCCAGAGAAACTGAAAACTGCAAAGAGTCAGAATCTgaacaaagaaaaatccagctcCGAGAAAGAAGTCAATTCTTTATCTAAAAACAGAGAAAAGGTGGGGAAAAGTAAGAAGCATGAAGAGAAATCTAAAATCTGTGAGATAACCGGGCAGGAAAAGAAATCTGTGGTATTTTCACCAGGTTTGGAAGAAGTGGAGCTGGATGAGTATGAGCAACCCACCATGTCGTTTGAATCTTACCTGAGCTATGACCAGCcccagaaaaagaagaaaaaacttgTCAGAACCCCAGCACCAGTACCGGAACGAGAAGGAAGAAACAGCAAGCAAAATGGATCCAAGACAATTGCCAAGAGTTCTGACGCCAGCAAAAAGCACAAGGATCAGAAGGAAAGCAAAAAGAGAGAGTCCTCGCCAACGAAACCCAAAAAGGTAAACGAGCAGCTGAACCTCTTACGGATTGACACTTTCACTCATGCTTACTGctagaaatgaaaaataatgtaCATAGAAAACAACTTGTTTGTAGAAGTTCATTTTGATTAAGCTCTAGCAGTAGTCGACTAATTGGCTACCTTTATGTACTTTGTATAATATATTACATAGCTACAGGACTATAACTTGTACCATAGGTAATTAGCCTACAGAGCCCTATCTGATTATTGTGCACAGCTGTGCTCCATATAATTTTGTCATTTGATTGCAGATGAAAATAGAGGTGGTACCAGCATTACCAGATATTCCTTTGCCTCCAATTCAGCCCAATTATCGGCCTCTTCCCTCTATTGAAGCTGTTCAGAAGAAGAAAGGTAGGAGCTGGAAGGAGGAAATGGAAGATGTTGGCAGATGAAGGCTTCCAATTATTTGGTTGCCACTTGACTTGTGTACCAATAAGGTCCCATTTGGGTCTTAAATCCTCTCGCTCTTTTCCCTTCCATAACCTCCACTGGAAGAGTGTTGCACATGCCATCCAGCCTCTATTCTTGCATTCCTCATGAGCCTTCCTCTCTTCAAGAAAGGGGGCTATGATGTTTGGAGTGAGAATAGAAATGGTCAGTATTTGTAGTAAAATATAAGcaagagatatttatttattatttttatttaaaaaaattttctataccatcgcaacggtttacatgtaggtgAAGGGCGTACATTAGtgcattctaacaggtgccgctaaaggttcggttacaatatatatACTCACTTCCCTTCAACTCGCACTCAATGCctcaaaaaccgaactcctcctcatccacaaccatcAAACCTTcaagctcctcccctcccaacgACCCCAAGACCCTCTCCTTAACCTCACAGCCCGCTGTCCGAAACCTCGGTGTCCTCATCGACCCTCTTCTGAACCTAAAAAATCACATCAGCTCTGTCCTCAAAGGCGGTTTCTACAAACTTAACATcatcaaaaaactcaagcccctaCTTCACACACACGACCTCAGaacagtcatccaagccaccctctcatccaaactggattactgcaactccctctaccTAGGACTCCCctactccactatcaaacccctccagatacttcaaaacgcCACGGCAAGACTCCTTAGCAACACACGTaaaacagaccatataaccccagTCCTTAAGGatctgcattggctacctatctcCTTCCATATCCTCTTCAAATccctcaccattatacacaaatctATTTACAAGAACAATCCCTCATGGCTCAGCGAACCCCTCCAACTCTCCCAATCTGCCCACCCCACCAGAGCAAACCTTGCATGCACCCTTCAGattccacccctcaagagggcctGCCTTTCGGCAACCAGGGAATGTGCCCTATCCATTGCCGGTCCAACACAATGGAACGCCATGCCATCCCACCTCAGTCTGGAGCCCTGCCCCCTGAAATTCAGAAAGatgctcaaaacttggctcttccaccaggccttcccAGACTAGCTGCTCCCTCTTCCCAACCCCTCGCCCCTCCGTTTGTAATTATGTAAATATGTTCACCTTCACGACCATGATTAATGATTGTAAATATGTTCATCTCTCTTTCCCCATTCCCCTTGCTTGACTTTTTAGGCTCCTAAGAGTCCTTTCTCTCTTGCTTATATACTCTCCCTGTTTTCCCtgcccctgttctatgtaatttcaatcttttgttacaatgtaaaccgatatgatgtgtattttaatgtctgaATAGAAAAgatgttagataaataaataaatatatcattaaagacaatcaattgtttagtggggtaggtcatgaccaattgtaccagtgAGGTACTGTTCACATgtaaaattcactattcatagtgttacaattaagtttatagtgatgtagagttcgTAGACCACTCTACTGTACAATCCTAAATGCTGTGAAAATGAGCAGAATCCTTGGAATCTGGAACAAGGATTTTACACCATTCAGCTTTGTGAACTTTTATCATATTTGGTTGAGACTTTTCCTGTCAAGTAAGACTCTGGAAATCATTTGCCGCACATGTGAAGAATGGAAAGTGGGCAGAATAAATGGGGCTTGCAgtctttctctgtttcctgtcgtaTGAATGACTGCATCTGTTTCAGACATTGCCTTTGCAGTGAAATTTTCATCCAGTTGTGTCATGAAAAGTAGCGGTGATGTGATTCATGCAGTATGTTTGTAGCTGCCTCTTTCTCGCTCTTGCAGTACTCTCGTCACCAGTAGAAGAGGAGGATGCAGGTTTTACTGGACGCAGATTGAACTCCAAGATGCAAGTTTATTCTGGCTCCAAAACTGCCTACCTTCCAAAGATGATGTCTCTCTATCAACAGTGTATCCGTGTCCTGGCCAACAATATAGACTGTGAGTATGATGCTGGATTTTAAATCTTTTGAGAGAAAATTCCAATGCGTCAGAATAATTATCCTGGTGAGAGCTTCAGGTTTGACATTGCCATACATGTATTGTAAAAGTattcttcct
Proteins encoded in this window:
- the ELOA gene encoding elongin-A isoform X1, with translation MRPEATSGYILPVLKMAESVLEVVGKLQSRLSANSEPKKLLKSLKRLAELPVTVDILAETGVGKTVNSLRKHEIVGDFAKNLVARWKKLVPQEVERNSVESEEREYEKTSSRKRQRAPSPKDKGDLEDNYGKTFQQHHSQSEREKKLKKYSETDRLGGYNSSESWHQPFRGPYSDPEYSDDEQGQLAQLSSSPPDYRSEVQESRCQRKTNRNASDKPDRSQERSQSGFLEKSTPSQSKEHKSAHKEKHRIDAKGEDKNSWKVQPQEVKLQSIESGDHSAKREKQRESGLVFRPQPLSEELLDSVVKQKHRDPEKLKTAKSQNLNKEKSSSEKEVNSLSKNREKVGKSKKHEEKSKICEITGQEKKSVVFSPGLEEVELDEYEQPTMSFESYLSYDQPQKKKKKLVRTPAPVPEREGRNSKQNGSKTIAKSSDASKKHKDQKESKKRESSPTKPKKMKIEVVPALPDIPLPPIQPNYRPLPSIEAVQKKKVLSSPVEEEDAGFTGRRLNSKMQVYSGSKTAYLPKMMSLYQQCIRVLANNIDSIYEVGGVPFSVLEPVLEKCTPEQLYRIEECNHVLVEDTDRLWMQHCQRDFKNEKAEEFESWREMYLRLHDAREQRLLMLTQNIRSAHANKPKCRQAKMAFVNSEAKPPRDVRRRQEKFGTGGAAVMDKIRIKPVLFTPVSSSINSNTHSEDQQIYDGPSTSSAHSCAPVSCVTPAAHDPRRPQVKKIAPMMAKTIKAFKNRFSRR
- the ELOA gene encoding elongin-A isoform X2, producing MAHLLLKTSLLKSLKRLAELPVTVDILAETGVGKTVNSLRKHEIVGDFAKNLVARWKKLVPQEVERNSVESEEREYEKTSSRKRQRAPSPKDKGDLEDNYGKTFQQHHSQSEREKKLKKYSETDRLGGYNSSESWHQPFRGPYSDPEYSDDEQGQLAQLSSSPPDYRSEVQESRCQRKTNRNASDKPDRSQERSQSGFLEKSTPSQSKEHKSAHKEKHRIDAKGEDKNSWKVQPQEVKLQSIESGDHSAKREKQRESGLVFRPQPLSEELLDSVVKQKHRDPEKLKTAKSQNLNKEKSSSEKEVNSLSKNREKVGKSKKHEEKSKICEITGQEKKSVVFSPGLEEVELDEYEQPTMSFESYLSYDQPQKKKKKLVRTPAPVPEREGRNSKQNGSKTIAKSSDASKKHKDQKESKKRESSPTKPKKMKIEVVPALPDIPLPPIQPNYRPLPSIEAVQKKKVLSSPVEEEDAGFTGRRLNSKMQVYSGSKTAYLPKMMSLYQQCIRVLANNIDSIYEVGGVPFSVLEPVLEKCTPEQLYRIEECNHVLVEDTDRLWMQHCQRDFKNEKAEEFESWREMYLRLHDAREQRLLMLTQNIRSAHANKPKCRQAKMAFVNSEAKPPRDVRRRQEKFGTGGAAVMDKIRIKPVLFTPVSSSINSNTHSEDQQIYDGPSTSSAHSCAPVSCVTPAAHDPRRPQVKKIAPMMAKTIKAFKNRFSRR